In one window of Gudongella oleilytica DNA:
- a CDS encoding YbaK/EbsC family protein, whose product MTVESVRKYIDEKNLDIEILHMKTSTATVELAAESLGVEPGRIAKSMAIRLKDRDIILVVKGDVRLDNRKFKDHFREKPRFIDGDEMLEATGHPVGGVCPFGLSKPMDIYLDQSLKVYDYVFPAAGGPNTCLRIDVDLLEKVTCGQWVDVCK is encoded by the coding sequence ATGACTGTTGAAAGCGTAAGGAAGTACATTGACGAGAAGAATCTTGATATCGAGATTTTGCATATGAAGACCAGTACAGCTACTGTAGAGCTGGCAGCCGAGTCTCTTGGCGTGGAGCCTGGAAGAATAGCAAAGTCAATGGCTATAAGACTAAAGGATAGGGATATAATACTTGTTGTAAAGGGAGATGTTCGCCTTGACAACAGGAAGTTCAAGGATCACTTCAGGGAGAAACCAAGGTTTATCGATGGAGATGAGATGCTCGAGGCTACAGGACATCCTGTGGGAGGCGTATGCCCCTTTGGGCTGTCGAAACCTATGGATATATATCTTGATCAGTCACTTAAGGTGTATGACTATGTATTCCCTGCCGCAGGGGGACCAAATACATGTCTCAGGATAGACGTTGACCTTTTAGAAAAGGTCACCTGTGGTCAGTGGGTAGATGTATGCAAGTAA
- a CDS encoding FMN-binding protein has translation MPPVSATVEVIIEGGRIEDIRLLDHGNGMEQPAEAIIEDVVEDQSLDVDSVSGATYSSRVILKAIEATLIEAR, from the coding sequence GTGCCTCCTGTTTCTGCCACTGTTGAAGTAATAATTGAAGGTGGAAGGATAGAGGATATACGTCTGCTTGATCATGGAAACGGAATGGAACAACCGGCAGAGGCGATTATAGAGGACGTGGTTGAGGACCAAAGCTTAGATGTTGATAGTGTTTCAGGCGCAACCTACAGCAGCAGAGTCATTCTTAAGGCGATAGAAGCCACTTTGATAGAGGCAAGATAG
- a CDS encoding flavodoxin family protein yields MKIGIVVHSFSGNTMSVAERLAQSLSEKGYEADILRLQVTGGENRNQRDIGKIALQLIPDMKGFDNLIVAGPVRGFQASPVIRKFFDEVNDIEGKNVAMFVTHAFPYSFFGGKSAIGQMERMCREKGAKVGFTGIIDWGSGKREKQIETLVKNITDLM; encoded by the coding sequence ATGAAAATAGGGATCGTAGTACATTCATTTTCAGGGAATACTATGTCCGTCGCGGAAAGACTTGCACAAAGCTTATCTGAAAAGGGCTATGAAGCCGACATTTTGAGGCTCCAGGTAACCGGAGGAGAGAACAGAAATCAGCGGGACATAGGTAAGATAGCCCTTCAGCTGATACCTGACATGAAAGGCTTCGACAACCTGATCGTAGCTGGTCCGGTAAGGGGATTTCAGGCATCGCCAGTCATCAGGAAATTTTTCGACGAAGTCAATGATATCGAGGGTAAAAACGTGGCAATGTTCGTGACACACGCTTTTCCCTACAGCTTTTTTGGAGGGAAGAGCGCAATTGGGCAAATGGAAAGGATGTGTCGTGAAAAGGGAGCAAAAGTAGGATTTACAGGCATAATAGACTGGGGCAGCGGGAAAAGAGAAAAGCAGATAGAGACTCTGGTTAAAAATATAACTGACCTGATGTAA
- a CDS encoding leucyl aminopeptidase, with product MNFLFEKGGEAIAVLVFKGAEKVSEANDLYSFVKERKLFEGKAGEVYSSPGNGKDVILLGLGEEYKLDYQVLRKAFYSLGKEAGRLKLESIGVHIPKFEDKCYGKTLKAVSEGLIQSQYSFDKYKSKSDQRVYLKEIYLQVKDDNLEKAKNVVSETQILMEGVFLTRDLVNEPAINMYPEVLAERAVDSLAPLGVKVDVFGKEKIEELGMKAFLAVSKGSEKEPQFIVMKYQGDPDSNEKLALVGKGLTYDSGGYCLKPADSMAAMHTDMAGAASVIGAMYSIAKAGLKKNVTAIVAACENMISGGAYKTGDIIGSMSGKTIEIGNTDAEGRVTLADALWYAATVENADRIVDLATLTGACVVALGSVNTGAITNNDKFMEEIKVASTLAGEPVWELPHDEEYMELFKSDFADLKNTGGRWAGAITAGLFLREFVNDKPWVHLDIAGTSHLSNPMGYLPKGATGIPVKTLFYLVKDM from the coding sequence ATGAATTTTCTATTTGAAAAGGGCGGAGAGGCTATAGCAGTTCTTGTTTTCAAGGGAGCTGAAAAAGTGTCTGAGGCTAATGATCTTTATAGCTTTGTTAAGGAGCGAAAGCTGTTTGAAGGTAAAGCAGGCGAAGTGTATTCAAGCCCGGGAAATGGTAAAGATGTGATATTGCTTGGACTTGGAGAAGAATACAAGCTGGATTACCAGGTACTAAGGAAAGCATTCTATTCTCTAGGTAAGGAGGCTGGAAGGCTAAAGCTTGAGAGTATCGGAGTCCATATTCCGAAATTTGAAGATAAATGCTATGGAAAGACCTTGAAGGCAGTGTCAGAGGGTTTGATCCAGTCTCAATACAGCTTTGATAAATATAAGAGTAAATCTGATCAAAGGGTTTATTTAAAGGAAATTTACCTTCAGGTAAAGGATGATAATCTTGAAAAAGCTAAAAACGTTGTTTCGGAAACCCAGATTCTTATGGAGGGTGTATTCCTTACCAGAGACCTGGTAAATGAGCCTGCGATAAATATGTACCCTGAGGTGCTTGCAGAGCGTGCCGTTGACAGTCTTGCACCATTAGGAGTCAAGGTTGATGTGTTTGGGAAGGAAAAAATCGAGGAGCTTGGCATGAAAGCCTTCCTTGCTGTTTCGAAGGGCTCAGAGAAGGAGCCTCAGTTTATAGTAATGAAATATCAAGGTGATCCTGACTCAAACGAAAAACTTGCTCTTGTTGGAAAGGGACTTACCTATGACTCAGGAGGATATTGCCTGAAGCCTGCAGACAGCATGGCAGCTATGCATACAGACATGGCAGGAGCTGCCTCTGTTATTGGGGCCATGTATTCTATCGCAAAGGCAGGTCTTAAGAAAAATGTTACGGCAATCGTTGCAGCTTGTGAGAACATGATCTCAGGCGGTGCTTACAAGACAGGAGACATAATAGGATCCATGTCTGGAAAGACTATAGAGATAGGCAATACTGACGCTGAAGGAAGGGTCACCCTGGCAGACGCGCTTTGGTATGCAGCCACAGTTGAAAATGCAGACAGAATAGTTGATCTGGCAACTCTTACAGGAGCCTGCGTAGTTGCTTTAGGGAGCGTAAATACGGGAGCAATAACGAACAATGACAAGTTCATGGAAGAGATAAAGGTTGCTTCGACCCTTGCAGGAGAGCCTGTCTGGGAGCTTCCACACGATGAGGAATATATGGAGCTTTTTAAAAGCGATTTTGCTGATCTTAAGAACACAGGCGGCAGATGGGCAGGAGCAATTACCGCAGGTCTGTTCCTCAGGGAATTTGTGAATGATAAGCCATGGGTCCATCTGGATATTGCAGGCACCTCTCATCTTTCAAACCCTATGGGTTACCTGCCAAAGGGTGCAACAGGAATACCGGTTAAAACTCTTTTCTATTTGGTCAAGGATATGTAG
- the pyrB gene encoding aspartate carbamoyltransferase, whose translation MLKGRHLIDPQDFSIKELESIFDLTERIIESPEDYNSICHGKILSTLFYEPSTRTRFSFEAAMLRLGGSVIGFSEPGSSSVAKGESLADTLRTVGAYADIIAMRHPKEGAPRLGTEYCPVPLINGGDGGHQHPTQTITDLFTILQAKGRLEKLVIGLCGDLKFGRTVHSLIKAMSRYGDIEFLLISPKELQVPDYIRQEILIGKGIPFREVERLEEVIGELDVLYMTRVQKERFFNEADYIRLKDSYILDRDKLLIAPEDLVILHPLPRVNEISPEVDDDPRAWYFRQVKNGMYVRMALILKLLGVK comes from the coding sequence ATGCTGAAAGGAAGACACTTGATCGATCCCCAAGATTTTAGCATCAAAGAGCTTGAGAGTATTTTTGATTTGACCGAGAGGATCATCGAAAGCCCTGAAGATTACAATTCTATATGCCATGGCAAGATCCTGAGCACTTTATTTTATGAGCCCAGCACCAGGACCAGATTTAGCTTTGAAGCCGCAATGTTGAGATTGGGTGGAAGCGTCATCGGGTTTTCGGAGCCGGGCTCAAGTTCTGTGGCAAAGGGCGAAAGCCTTGCGGACACACTGAGGACGGTCGGGGCATATGCAGACATTATCGCAATGCGCCATCCCAAGGAAGGCGCTCCAAGGCTTGGGACTGAGTATTGTCCTGTACCCCTTATAAACGGAGGAGACGGCGGACACCAGCATCCTACTCAAACCATAACAGACCTTTTCACAATTCTGCAGGCTAAGGGAAGGCTGGAAAAGCTTGTTATCGGTTTATGTGGAGACCTTAAATTCGGAAGGACCGTCCATTCGCTTATAAAAGCGATGTCAAGATACGGGGATATTGAATTTTTACTGATTTCTCCAAAGGAGCTTCAGGTACCTGATTATATAAGACAGGAGATCCTTATTGGGAAGGGGATACCCTTCAGAGAGGTGGAAAGGCTTGAGGAGGTAATCGGCGAATTGGATGTGCTTTACATGACACGAGTCCAAAAGGAAAGATTTTTTAACGAAGCAGATTATATAAGACTCAAAGACAGCTATATACTTGATCGGGATAAGCTTCTTATCGCACCTGAGGATTTAGTAATATTACACCCGCTTCCAAGAGTGAACGAGATAAGTCCGGAAGTGGATGACGACCCCAGGGCATGGTATTTCAGACAGGTAAAGAACGGGATGTACGTAAGAATGGCTTTGATTCTTAAGCTTTTGGGGGTGAAATAG
- a CDS encoding aspartate carbamoyltransferase regulatory subunit: MLNITSIKKGLVIDHIRPGMGLKIFQYLKLDQADFTIALIMNAASKKHGKKDIIKIEDVIDLDLAMLGFLDSNITINVIEDEIITDKIKLSLPERVEGIIKCKNPRCITTEERNVTHRFVLIDHTKGIYKCEYCDHIYSWEG, encoded by the coding sequence ATGCTTAATATTACAAGCATTAAGAAGGGACTTGTCATAGATCATATTAGACCAGGGATGGGCCTTAAGATATTCCAATATTTAAAGCTGGACCAGGCCGACTTTACGATCGCACTCATAATGAATGCTGCCAGCAAAAAGCATGGTAAAAAGGATATAATCAAGATTGAGGATGTAATAGATCTGGATCTTGCCATGTTGGGCTTTCTGGATTCCAATATTACTATAAATGTAATAGAAGACGAGATCATAACTGACAAGATCAAGCTTTCTCTCCCTGAGCGGGTTGAGGGAATAATAAAGTGTAAAAACCCAAGGTGCATAACTACCGAGGAAAGAAATGTGACACACAGGTTTGTTCTCATCGATCATACTAAGGGTATCTATAAATGTGAGTATTGCGATCATATTTATTCCTGGGAGGGATAG
- a CDS encoding dihydroorotase: protein MELLIKGARLVDQDIDLYGDLLIRDGKIVELGDDIFFEGPVVDARGMCLMPAFIDLHAHFRDPGFTWKEDILTGSLAALKGGYTFVNLMGNTSPVCSDMATVEYVLDKAKELDMVQVHQCVSITRGFDGKDISHLDSLDERVRMITDDGKGVASSYVMYKAMEKAWENDLILMSHAEDEQITPIDYRLSENLETVRNIYLALYTRARLHLTHVSTEEAIEEIRRAKLKGQNITCDVTPHHIALWDNPYRVNPPIRTRSDVDALIGGIKDGTVDAIATDHAPHTREDKLKGSPGLSGLETAFSVAHTVLVRDNNVDLKLLSRLMSGRPAEIMGLDKGKLIEGYDGDMVLIHLERRVVVDPSSFVSKGKNTPFEGHELQGDILMTIKSGDIKYMSKNCGEVLGLDNRQTF from the coding sequence ATGGAACTGTTGATAAAGGGAGCCAGGCTGGTTGATCAGGATATAGATCTTTACGGCGACCTTCTTATTAGAGACGGAAAAATTGTAGAGCTTGGCGATGATATATTCTTTGAGGGCCCTGTCGTAGATGCCCGGGGAATGTGCCTTATGCCTGCTTTCATAGATCTGCATGCACATTTCAGGGATCCTGGATTTACATGGAAGGAAGATATACTTACAGGCAGTCTTGCTGCTTTGAAGGGCGGATATACCTTCGTAAACCTGATGGGTAATACATCGCCGGTGTGCTCAGATATGGCTACGGTAGAATACGTTCTGGATAAGGCAAAGGAACTTGATATGGTCCAGGTACACCAATGCGTTTCCATAACCAGAGGCTTTGACGGAAAGGACATATCCCACCTTGACAGTCTGGATGAGCGAGTAAGGATGATCACTGATGATGGTAAGGGCGTAGCAAGCTCTTATGTGATGTATAAGGCAATGGAAAAGGCATGGGAAAACGATCTGATTCTGATGTCCCATGCTGAAGATGAGCAAATAACGCCTATCGACTACAGACTTTCTGAAAACCTCGAGACTGTAAGAAACATATACCTCGCCCTTTATACCAGAGCAAGGCTCCACCTTACCCATGTAAGTACAGAGGAGGCAATTGAGGAGATTAGAAGAGCAAAGCTTAAGGGACAAAATATTACCTGCGATGTGACTCCTCACCACATAGCTTTGTGGGATAATCCTTATAGGGTAAATCCGCCTATCAGGACGAGAAGTGACGTGGATGCACTCATAGGCGGGATCAAGGACGGAACTGTGGATGCGATAGCCACCGACCATGCACCACATACCAGGGAAGACAAGCTAAAGGGAAGCCCTGGACTTTCAGGACTTGAAACTGCATTTTCAGTTGCCCATACAGTACTGGTTAGGGATAATAATGTGGATTTGAAGCTTCTGTCAAGACTTATGTCAGGAAGACCTGCAGAGATAATGGGTCTTGATAAAGGAAAGCTTATAGAGGGCTACGATGGAGATATGGTTCTTATCCATCTTGAAAGAAGAGTGGTCGTTGATCCTTCGTCCTTCGTATCAAAAGGGAAAAATACTCCATTCGAGGGTCATGAGCTTCAGGGGGATATACTGATGACCATTAAGAGCGGCGATATAAAATATATGAGCAAAAACTGCGGGGAGGTTTTGGGACTTGATAATCGACAGACTTTTTAA
- the pyrF gene encoding orotidine-5'-phosphate decarboxylase translates to MIIDRLFKEVEDKGMVCIGLDSKLEYIPEELKNKYQDTGEIVFQYNKLIIDSTHDIAAVYKPQIAFYEAYGLQGLTAYKRTLEYVRHAGSLSIGDVKRGDISSTAEMYGKAHFEGDFEADFITLNPYMGFDSITPYLPYLESGKKGLFVLLRTSNPGARDIEYLEADGKRIYLHVGDKLAEMAKDYIGKCGYSSLGAVVGGTHTDEAIEIRERYQDVFFLIPGYGAQGATGKDARLYLKDGNGGVVNSSRGIITAYAKHSDGWERFEDYIRQAVLDMREDIGFEG, encoded by the coding sequence TTGATAATCGACAGACTTTTTAAGGAAGTTGAAGATAAAGGGATGGTATGCATAGGGCTTGATTCAAAACTTGAGTATATACCTGAAGAGCTTAAGAACAAATATCAGGATACAGGTGAGATCGTCTTTCAGTATAATAAGCTGATAATAGATTCTACCCATGATATTGCTGCAGTATACAAGCCTCAGATCGCTTTTTATGAGGCATACGGGCTCCAGGGTCTTACGGCATATAAAAGGACGCTTGAATATGTAAGGCATGCGGGGTCGCTATCGATAGGGGATGTAAAGAGAGGGGACATTTCATCAACTGCAGAGATGTATGGGAAAGCCCATTTCGAAGGTGACTTCGAGGCAGACTTTATTACTCTCAATCCCTACATGGGATTTGACAGTATTACCCCCTATCTGCCATACCTTGAAAGTGGGAAAAAAGGATTATTCGTCCTCTTGAGGACCTCCAATCCTGGAGCAAGAGACATCGAGTACCTCGAAGCTGACGGGAAAAGGATTTATCTCCATGTTGGAGACAAGCTTGCTGAAATGGCGAAGGACTATATTGGAAAGTGCGGATATTCCTCACTGGGAGCAGTCGTAGGGGGAACACATACCGACGAGGCCATTGAAATAAGGGAAAGGTATCAGGACGTGTTTTTCCTGATACCCGGATATGGTGCACAGGGTGCAACCGGAAAGGATGCAAGACTTTATCTGAAGGATGGAAACGGCGGAGTAGTAAACTCTTCAAGAGGAATAATTACTGCATATGCAAAGCACAGCGACGGTTGGGAGCGCTTTGAAGACTATATCAGGCAGGCAGTTCTTGATATGAGGGAGGACATCGGATTTGAAGGATAG
- a CDS encoding dihydroorotate dehydrogenase electron transfer subunit, producing the protein MKDSYRDGSIIENTEIAKNIFMIRLQGDFQGIPGQFYMLKGWECNDPFLPRPISIADLRDGILTMIYEIRGKGTHIISRLKPGDALSLLGPLGNGFPLVEGKKIAIVSGGIGIAPMLYLARSLGNKAVLYAGFRSEPYLLDSFEEHVSEVHISTEDGSFGHKGFVTGMIDPEAYDMIYSCGPTPMMKALASLCNGKTELIVSLESHMACGIGICLGCTVPTVRGMERVCKEGPVFKAEEVLI; encoded by the coding sequence TTGAAGGATAGCTATAGAGATGGGTCAATAATTGAAAACACAGAGATAGCAAAAAACATATTTATGATAAGGCTCCAGGGAGACTTTCAGGGTATCCCCGGACAATTTTATATGCTCAAAGGCTGGGAGTGCAATGACCCATTTCTTCCAAGACCTATCAGCATCGCTGATTTAAGAGACGGGATACTGACGATGATCTATGAGATAAGAGGGAAAGGGACCCATATTATTTCACGGCTCAAGCCGGGAGATGCATTGAGCTTGCTTGGTCCGTTAGGGAACGGCTTTCCCTTAGTTGAAGGCAAAAAAATCGCAATAGTTTCTGGAGGAATCGGGATAGCACCGATGCTTTATCTTGCCAGAAGTCTGGGTAATAAAGCTGTACTCTATGCCGGCTTTAGAAGCGAGCCGTACCTGTTGGACAGCTTTGAAGAGCACGTAAGTGAGGTACATATCTCCACAGAGGATGGATCCTTTGGGCATAAGGGATTTGTTACCGGGATGATCGATCCAGAAGCCTACGATATGATCTATTCATGCGGTCCCACACCTATGATGAAGGCTCTGGCAAGTTTATGTAATGGGAAGACTGAGCTGATAGTATCACTTGAGAGTCATATGGCATGTGGCATAGGTATCTGTCTGGGATGTACTGTTCCGACTGTAAGAGGCATGGAGCGAGTTTGCAAGGAAGGGCCGGTATTTAAAGCCGAGGAGGTGCTGATATGA
- a CDS encoding dihydroorotate dehydrogenase, giving the protein MTTVEFCGISFKNPVIAASGTVGFGRELSEYIELSRLGGISTKGLTLEPRTGNKGRRIHETPSGLMNSIGLQNPGVQGFIDQEWPFLRDKDLVTLVNLGGGTVEDYVTGARLLEEIEAPIIELNISCPNVKEGGMAFGLQCAPASIVVEAVRKVTTKKLVVKLSPNAENIREMAETCVEAGADALSLVNTFNALAIDILRRKPVFDNVTAGLSGPAIKPIALRMVYEVCRAVKIPVIGMGGIMTAEDAIEYIMAGAHLIQVGSATFRKPETAVEITEGIALFMEREGIKDLEEIRGAIWR; this is encoded by the coding sequence ATGACTACAGTCGAGTTCTGTGGGATCAGCTTTAAGAATCCTGTGATCGCTGCATCGGGAACAGTAGGCTTTGGCAGGGAGCTGTCAGAGTATATTGAGCTATCCAGGCTTGGAGGGATCTCCACCAAAGGGCTTACACTTGAACCAAGGACGGGTAACAAAGGGAGAAGGATCCATGAAACCCCTTCAGGACTTATGAACAGTATCGGTCTTCAAAATCCGGGAGTACAGGGATTTATTGATCAGGAATGGCCATTTTTAAGAGATAAGGATCTGGTTACCCTGGTAAACCTTGGTGGGGGCACGGTTGAGGATTATGTGACGGGAGCAAGGCTCCTTGAGGAGATCGAAGCTCCAATAATCGAGCTTAATATTTCATGTCCGAACGTCAAGGAAGGAGGCATGGCATTCGGGTTGCAATGTGCACCTGCATCAATAGTGGTGGAGGCAGTAAGAAAGGTTACAACCAAAAAACTGGTGGTCAAGCTTTCTCCGAATGCAGAAAACATCAGGGAAATGGCAGAGACATGCGTGGAAGCCGGAGCAGATGCACTTTCGCTGGTAAACACGTTTAACGCACTGGCCATAGACATACTTAGAAGGAAGCCAGTATTCGACAACGTGACAGCCGGACTTTCCGGTCCAGCCATAAAGCCTATAGCACTCAGAATGGTCTATGAGGTTTGCAGGGCTGTGAAAATACCTGTAATAGGCATGGGTGGGATCATGACAGCAGAGGATGCTATTGAATACATAATGGCAGGAGCACACCTGATTCAGGTTGGGAGTGCCACCTTCAGAAAGCCGGAAACAGCAGTGGAAATTACTGAGGGGATCGCTTTATTTATGGAACGAGAAGGCATAAAGGACCTTGAGGAGATCAGGGGTGCGATATGGAGGTAA
- the pyrE gene encoding orotate phosphoribosyltransferase, producing MILELLKDSGALLEGHFLLSSGKHSNRYVQCARLLQYPDKAEKAVGEIIKKLEGVEIDVVVGPAMGGIIVAYELGRQLGKPAFFTEREEGEMKLKRGFVIEKGQKVLVAEDVVTTGKSSYEAIAAIEENGGVVVGIAALIDRSNGGLKHTVYAAGKLQIDTYDKDDCPLCREGLPIVKPGSRKF from the coding sequence ATGATATTGGAACTACTAAAGGATTCAGGTGCATTGCTGGAGGGACATTTTCTTCTTTCCTCTGGTAAGCACAGCAACAGATACGTTCAGTGTGCAAGGCTTTTACAGTACCCTGATAAGGCAGAGAAGGCAGTTGGAGAGATAATCAAAAAGCTTGAAGGCGTGGAAATAGATGTAGTGGTCGGACCTGCAATGGGAGGTATAATAGTTGCCTACGAGCTTGGAAGACAGCTTGGGAAGCCAGCGTTTTTCACTGAGCGTGAAGAAGGGGAAATGAAGCTTAAGAGAGGGTTTGTCATTGAAAAGGGCCAAAAAGTGTTGGTTGCTGAGGACGTTGTGACCACAGGTAAGTCTTCCTATGAGGCTATAGCCGCCATAGAAGAGAATGGGGGAGTCGTGGTTGGGATAGCAGCCCTTATAGACAGAAGCAATGGTGGCCTTAAGCACACGGTCTATGCCGCAGGAAAGCTCCAAATAGATACCTACGACAAGGACGATTGCCCGCTTTGCAGGGAAGGACTCCCGATCGTCAAGCCTGGAAGCAGAAAGTTTTAG
- a CDS encoding NAD(P)H-hydrate dehydratase gives MTIRTGIDIVSNKRIEKLLEKGRDSFYRRIFTEAEQAYLAEKNHDPATVAGMFAAKEAVSKLLGTGIGPIGWRDMEILHEDGGRPYLAPSRALYAAMEVMGISDIELSISNEEEFSVASGMGYVEGSLRIPDNMPFRLPRRPFDSHKGDFGRIGVIGGSHGMLGAVYLASYGALRTGAGIVYAILEKELARVFAAKTIEVIVKEADDPYVYRQAMDPLDVLILGPGLGTGKRQRELVEDSLLYFQKPIVVDADGLNILSDNPSLLRHRNSPAIVTPHPGEMGRLLRISTEEIQKDREAAAKKFSSAYGVITVLKGHRTIVTDGERLYLNETGNPGMATAGSGDVLSGVAGSLLAQLDDPYEAAVLAVCIHGIAGDLARKSKGEYGMIASDILENIPRAAESLILKE, from the coding sequence ATGACCATACGAACAGGGATCGACATAGTCAGTAACAAGAGAATAGAGAAGCTTCTCGAGAAAGGTCGTGACAGCTTCTACAGAAGGATTTTCACTGAAGCAGAGCAGGCTTATCTTGCTGAGAAGAATCATGATCCAGCTACAGTGGCGGGAATGTTTGCTGCTAAGGAGGCTGTATCAAAGCTTCTTGGCACCGGAATCGGGCCAATAGGTTGGCGGGATATGGAAATACTCCACGAGGATGGCGGAAGGCCATACCTTGCTCCTTCGCGGGCTCTTTATGCTGCAATGGAAGTGATGGGAATCAGCGATATTGAGCTATCGATATCGAACGAGGAGGAGTTTTCAGTGGCATCAGGGATGGGATATGTTGAAGGGTCGTTAAGGATACCTGACAATATGCCCTTCAGGCTACCCAGGAGACCGTTTGATTCTCATAAGGGCGACTTTGGGAGGATAGGTGTTATAGGTGGAAGCCATGGGATGCTTGGAGCGGTATATCTGGCTTCATATGGAGCTTTGAGAACAGGAGCAGGCATCGTATATGCAATACTGGAAAAGGAGCTGGCAAGGGTTTTCGCTGCAAAGACAATAGAGGTGATTGTCAAGGAAGCAGATGATCCATATGTTTACAGACAAGCTATGGACCCCCTTGATGTCCTTATACTTGGACCAGGCCTTGGAACTGGAAAGAGGCAGAGGGAATTGGTGGAGGACAGCCTTCTTTATTTCCAGAAGCCCATTGTTGTAGATGCTGACGGATTAAATATTCTTTCAGACAATCCGTCGTTGCTCAGGCATAGGAACTCGCCTGCAATCGTAACTCCGCACCCCGGTGAAATGGGAAGGCTGCTGAGGATCTCAACTGAAGAGATACAAAAGGACAGAGAAGCAGCAGCTAAAAAGTTTTCTTCGGCCTATGGAGTCATAACAGTTCTAAAGGGTCACAGAACAATAGTCACCGATGGTGAAAGACTATACCTGAACGAGACTGGGAACCCGGGAATGGCAACAGCAGGAAGCGGAGATGTGCTGTCCGGTGTCGCCGGAAGCCTTTTAGCTCAGCTCGATGACCCATATGAAGCCGCGGTCTTAGCAGTATGTATCCACGGAATTGCAGGGGATCTGGCGAGAAAATCAAAAGGTGAATACGGCATGATAGCATCTGATATTCTTGAGAACATTCCTCGTGCTGCAGAGTCACTCATATTAAAGGAATAA